Part of the Nicotiana tabacum cultivar K326 chromosome 20, ASM71507v2, whole genome shotgun sequence genome, ATTGTAATTATACCGTAAATAAACGACATCTGCACTAGGGGAATTTCAGAGGCAGGAATTGCAGGGAAAGAAGTTCTTACCTGAAAAACATCGGATAGCTTACAATGAAGTAGATCGCGTAAAACAACGAGCCAACTTTATACATAATAGCTCGGTCCACGAAGTCATAGTACGGAAACTGCAGAGGTCAGAAACAAACAAGTGATGTTTTAAACCTTATTTATATATCACAAAGGCATCTGATAAGGCTGCTATATACCCTTACATAAGATATTTCTGGACTCACAAAATTGACCACTTACATTGGAAATAGCTAAGGTTTCCAAATAAGCTATAAAATAAGCATATGCTAGAATCCATCCTGCCCTGAAAGCCCACTGAATATTCTCGGGCAAATCAGCAATAGCATGCTGTAGCCTGCGAAGGGTCATGTTTGCCGAGACATGGTAAAACAGGAAGCAAACATGTGCTAAAAGGAAAGTTGTATGGGGTACCTGCACAGAGTTACACGATAAAGCTTTTAGAAGATGAAAAATCCAAGTAAAGGATGGGGCAAAATTCCGAACAGGTGGCTTACATTATTCATCTTCCAAGACGGAAATGTATAAGAAGCACCCAAAACTGTGAAGAAATAGTGGGTCCAAAAGTAGTTCCCAACATAAGTGAAAATTGCTATCCAGAGATTAGCCTGGAATAACAGCAAATCAATAGTCAGTAGTCCATACAAGAACCAAAAGAGAGGATCGTAAAATCACGAAATAAGTAGCAAGGAAATTTCTTGTCTATGCCGCATTAGTCAACTAAAGAATCCGAAATAAATTAACCTGTGCCAATTTTAGTGATTGTCTTTTAGCACCAATGCTGAGTGTCATAAATCAAGAAAGACAACCCAATTTCACAACAAGCTATGGCCACAAAAAAATGATCTcttgtctttttctttcactaatatttatcttttttctccacGAGAATTTTTCCAAACCGAGTCATGAAAATTGAATCTAGAAACCAATCATAATAGAGGCTTATAGTTGAgtccttaaaattgcaaaaaagaAATTGATATTTCTTCCTCAAGAACACTTGCCTTTACCCAATAACGATCCTTCCAAGGAATGCTCCTGTCAGCCTGCAAAAGTTACACATAATAATAAGCCTTCATCTGACTAGTTTTTCGAACAAATACTATAAAGCTCATCTTTTTAACTATGTTGATTTAACTAGTTATGTATATCATCAAGAATAAACAAGAAGAAGTTGCACTGAAGAGCTTGGCGAATTACTGGAAAAGGCTCATCATTCAAATGCAACAGTTTGCACATGATAATATGGACTCATAATAAGTCATTTTATCTCTTACATTTAACACAAAAATTATGAGTAACTTATCTCCTTTTTTATCAAAAATGAGCAATTTGTCTCCTTCATTAAGCACAGATCCATAATGACCTAATTAAGTACAGTTTGATACGAGAAAAGGTGACAAAACGATAAAGATGTAGTAATTTGATAAGAAATATTGGTTGAAAAACTCAAGTTGCAGCTGATTTGAATAAATAACAACTGGAAATTTTTACAGGTCTAGTTATTGTATTGTTGATTCACCAACAGAGCATCGGTAGTAGGAAAAATGAGACAGAAATTCACCTTTCCAACAAATATCACGGGTACAAAGAAAGCAGGAAGTGCAGAAATAAGCCCCAGCAAGAGGTACTCCCACTCTGTAAAATTCTGTCACAATAAGCCACTTAGTAAGTTACAAATACTTGATTTTATAACGGGAAGCGGATTGTAAGTTACAATTACTAAGCATGCAGTATCTTAGCAAGAGAAAACACGAAAATTCACTATAAAATACACATACACAGAGAGAGAGTAGCACAACAACTAGTAAACCATCAGATATAACTTTTAAGCCAAGTAGCCACGGGAGTGAGTAGGACTAATCATATTAGTAAAACAACGATTTAAacttttaaagaaaacttttgcATCATTCAGCAGCAGAAGCTTAACTAGAAGAAGGATAGTTCATCAGAAGAGACTGGGAAGCCATTTAAGCAACAGTAAGGAGTTGGTCTGTAACACACACTCTCTCACCGCCCGCCAATTAACAAAGCCTATCAAATAGGAGAATGAGTCGCTCTTTTCTTGAAAAGTATCGACTATAACTATAGCGGTATCAACAGACACAATTAGGACATGCTGACCTCTACACAGGGGCTTGTTTCCCAACATGAAAATATGGTGCCTAATAAAATAGGAAGTCGTCGGGGTGCCTAGAAGATAAGGATAACGCATTGGTTCTTACAGCATTCCCCACAAGCAAACAAGAAACGAAGTCTTTACTATCTTTAATTacatctgaagtttcaacatcTCAAGATGCCTCATAGAAATTTATAAGGTTTGACTAACTTTCATCACAAGTTGAATCCTGCAAAATTTATGGCTGCTCACTAAATTTTGCACATTGCTCGTTCCTTCTGTAGGCCATATGACAATCTATCAACTGTGTCTCAATTCCAATCAAGTTGGGTTGGCAGTATGCATCCTCAATACactcaaatcttttttttttctttttgttgataAAATCCATACACTCCAATCTAACTGGCTAATTTCATTCCAATAGGCAATAGTAATAGGGAAACTTTACTTCCCTTTATGCAACCCTTTTCTCTGAATTCCCTACTCTCCTTTCCCTGATAGGGAagacaatttttacaaaaatcaaCAAGGACTGAACAAGCACATTTCGAAGTCACAGTTTAAACAGACAAATAAAATCTACAACCTTCGGAAACTCGCAAAGTTTCTAAGCATTTTTTAAGAtgcaagtaaataaataaaagtgcttCCTCTCGAAAGCTTAAGTTTTTAGATGAGACAGTCCACTGTATTCAATGGCATTCTCATCTAAGGTGGATTCATGATTTAAACTTGAGGGGTTCAACATTTTAAAATTCTGAGCACTAAAATTACGGGTTTCAAAATGTAATACATTGGTTAAATTTAGAGAGTTTTCGCACATGCGCACACACACATATAATATATACTATGTATCTACATTTTGTGTCAAGAATACTGGGTTCGGTTGAACCTGTAGCTAATAAGTTACATCCATCACTGATTGCACACATGTTACACACCTCGTAGAGCTTATACGGGACGACAACACCAAGGCACAGGGTGAGCCAAAAGGGAGTGTAGAGCAGAAAGAATACTTCACCCCATCTCTTGCTAGGGTTTTGAGCTAACCACAGACTGGAAGTTGAACTAGTCACTTTACTACCTGGAGAAAATCCATTATTACATcagaaacaataaaaaaaattaaaaaaaaaaactttcaaacCAAAATAACTAAATCCCAAGTAGGTAAAATCCCAAAACTTACCTTCCATTTATTTCCACAGCTTAATTGTCAAAAAGAGCTTCCTCCTCACTCAAAATTTGAACTTGGCGAAAACCCAAAATTTATTAGCTGTGTCACAAACTAGAACTTGCCCCTAAACTCATAAACAACAATATGGCAAATCAAATTGTGAATAACCTAAAACCTGCACACacaaataaaaaacaaattaAGAAATAATCACAACCCACATTCCAAAATTTAATCTTTAATAATAACCTCCAAGAATGAAAACAAATGTTGACCTACCAATTAAATAAACATTTTACAGTGAGTTAAAAGTAGGATTTTTTTTcccaaaagattttattttaaaaaaaaaggagctTACTCCTCACTCAAAATTTGAACTTGGAGAAAATCCAATATTATTTAGCTTTATCACAAACTAAAACTTgcccttaaactctaaaataacTATATTGCAAATCCAAATGTGAATAACCTAAAACCTGGAAAACTATACAAATTAAAGAAATCATCACTACCCACATTCCAAACTATAATCGTTATATAAAACCTCCTAGAATGATAAAACCAATGTTGACCGACCAATTAAATACACAATTTATACTTAGTTAAAAGTAAGATTTTTAAAATACAGCAATCATAAATTCAATTCACGAAAAAAGAACATTAACTTTTTTGCATTTAGCatcaaaaagtagaaaaagagcaaaaatagAAGAGAATGTACCTAAAAAGAGGCCACTGATCTGTGATGAAGAAGAGATTAAGAAGAAGACTGAAAAGAATAATATAACAGAAAAAAGGGGCAATCTTTTTTTTAATCTATATTTTTGGACGTGCTCTTTTGTGTTTTGCTCAGTGTAACTCTGTAAAGACAGCTCAGTTTATGATTAAAGAAAGGAAACTAGTGGATCTACAGTAGGTTGGGCATAGCATTGCAAACCCGAAATTCAAATCGAAATTAGAAATTCggatatttaaaatttaatttttaaaatttttggataTTGAGTTTGGTATTTCGAATTTTTAAATATCCAAAATTcttatactttatatttagtcTATTATACGTATCTCAATAGTAATAAATTCAATATCCTATCTATTAGatattattgtatatattcaatattaattaaGTTATTGTGAAAATACTTTCTATTTGGACATGTTTACTATTTCGCATTTTTTATCGGCCATATTAATGTCTCTACTGTATCTTTTTGATAATAATTGCATTACTTGAGTGTTTCATTTGGATAATTATGGCGAGAATGAGTAACTTTTCATGCAATTTAACATGAGTACTaatttggatatttatttttgtaaaaagaagaaacttttcaacttacaagctcaaaccaaaaatccaaaatatccaaACCGATTAATCCAAAATCGAACTTAAAAAATATGATCCAATCCGAACATACTTTTGTTATATCTTCAATCCGAAAACCGAAAATCCAAACCGAAATTTTCATATGCAATCCGAACTACCCGAACACCCACCCCTAATCTACACAAGGGAAAAAAAGGTTTAAATACATTATAATTTTTACACAGTCAGATCATCTTTACTAATACCAAATGTAACAGATAactaattttattttcaaagttagaAATCTCTTTTTTTAAGGGAATTTACCGTGGATATTCTTTAGGTGATAGAAATTTACCGCAGGTGTAAAAAATATTCTTTGCATTAACAAGTGTATCAATATAGATAGATAAATTAGAATAAATTACACTACCATCAGAATGTCAGTTTAGTGTTTTcgaagaattaacttaaataatCGTTTATCCAAACGCTTAAATTTAAAATAGCCggcgaatatatatatatactcttttCGTTCACTTTTAGTTGTCCATTATACtagaatatatttttatttttatttatccaCTATATTAAATCCAGAGAAAGACAATCATTTTTCTCTGTTTTACccttattattaattattcattCCCCAAATCATTTTTCATAACTTTTGAAAATACTATCATTATTATGAgtaaaattgtaaaatatatatgttttatttattatttcttaaagggCGTGAAAAATTCAAAGTGGATAACTAAAAGCGAATGGAaggagtgtgtatatatatataatcgtgtgtgtgtgtatatatatatataattattgtataatttatatatacttgCTAAAAAATAAACAGAGAATTAGACCAGTTAATCAAAGTAGTTCttttaattttgggatttaacGGAATGATAGCAATGGCACAAAATAATTCTCAAATTAAGCTAAACCATACCATATAGTGACATCTGAAAATGAATTCTTCCCCAAATGATTTTCACTTCTCAGTGGCACCATGAGTTAGGTCTCCATTTAATGCACGGCTATAGATTTTATTGGTTCAATTCATCCTAACCAATCATTGGAAGGACcttcaaaatcataaattttgagAAACCGCTATTATTTAGTGGCTATTAATTTTCAGTAGCTACCTTATATATAATTACTTTCTATAGTTACTATTCATTTATTACGGTAGTATATTcgcgttgttgtattcatgaatataacaACAAAAAGCACCTAAAAATCAGTGTAGTCTAGTTGTACgggcatgtattcacatgtattcgcaccatgtattcatgaatacagtagcaaaaacgCCTAAAATCAGGCAATCTAGCTGTATGCGCATGTATTCGCGCTggtgtattcatgaatacaacagttaAAAGCGCCTAAAActagggcagtccagctgtacgtgcatgtattcacatgtattcgcaccatgtattcatgaatacaacagcaaaaagcgcctaaaatcagggcagcccagctgtacgcgcatgtattcacatgtattcgcaccatgtattcatgaatgcaGTAGCAAAAACACCTAAAATCAGGCAGTCCAGCTGTATGCGcatgtattcgcgctgctgtattcatgaatacaacagttaAAAGCGCCTAAAACTAGGGCAGTCCAGCTGCacgtg contains:
- the LOC107802648 gene encoding cycloeucalenol cycloisomerase, which encodes MEGSKVTSSTSSLWLAQNPSKRWGEVFFLLYTPFWLTLCLGVVVPYKLYENFTEWEYLLLGLISALPAFFVPVIFVGKADRSIPWKDRYWVKANLWIAIFTYVGNYFWTHYFFTVLGASYTFPSWKMNNVPHTTFLLAHVCFLFYHVSANMTLRRLQHAIADLPENIQWAFRAGWILAYAYFIAYLETLAISNFPYYDFVDRAIMYKVGSLFYAIYFIVSYPMFFRVDEKPGDSWDLPRVSIDALGAAMLVTILLDLWRLFLGPIVPMAETKQCLQSGLPWFSVTS